CCCTTCTTGAATTCGGCCGTGGACACCTGCATGCACTCAACCTTTCCGTTTCTGGCTCTTGGCCCTGAGCGCCTCGTCGAGTCGCTCGCGGGCCCGGGCGTCGCCCGGGTTCTTCTTCACGAGGCGCAGGAAGATCTGCGCCGCCTCGTCGGGGAGTCCTTGCTCGAGGCAGAGGGCGCCGAAGCTCATGGTCGCGAACGTGTCGTCCTCGAGGACGCGGCCGAGCGGCGAGCCCTCGCCGGCGCGACCGCCCGCCTGGAGCGCCTCCAGGGTGAGCCGCGCCTCGCGGTCCCCCGGCTCGAGCTTGACCACGCGCTCGAGATGCTCCCGGGCCTCGTTCCACCGACCGGCCTTGCGATGGATATCCGCGGCGAGGCGATGGGCCTGGGTGTCCTTCGGGCTCGCCTCCAGGATTCGGACGAGCTCTCCGAGCGCCTCTTCCGCATTGCCCTCGTCGAGATATGCCCTGGCCAGGATGAGGCGCGCCGTCGTGTACTGAGGGAAGCGGACGAGGCCTTGCTGGCAGAGCCTGATGGCCTCTCGCGCCCTGCCGACTTTGCGATAGGCGTCAGCCAGCGGGGCAAAGGCCAGCCCAGCCGGGTCTTTGGCGAGCCGCTCTTCGTAGCGACGGATTGCGCCGGCCGCCACGGGATCGGGGGCGGCTACGGCCCCTCCGACCTGGGGGATCGGGTTCGCCATGGCTCATCCTTTATATGCGCCAAAGGCGCGAGAGTCAATGCTTTTCCCCGCTTGCCGCCTCTGGCGCGGCATGACAGACTCGCGCGGATGCAAGGTAGCGCGGACTCTCATTCGGCGCGTCCCCGCCAGCCTGACCGGCCTGACCGGGGGCGCTGGCTTTTCCCCGTGGGGGTAGCCGGTCTGACCCTGCTCTGCTATCTCCCCGCCCTCGCCAATGGGTTCATCGACTGGGACGATAGTCCGCTGCTTCTGAGCAATCCTCACTACCGCGGACTCAGCCTGGACCATCTCCGGTGGATGTTCACGACCCGCCTCATGGGCCACTGGATGCCGCTCAACTGGATCTCCTTCGGCTTCGATTATGCCGTCTGGGGGATGAGGCCCTTGGGCTACCACCTGACCAATGTCCTGCTTCACGCGATCAATGCGGCCGTGGTCTATGCCCTCGCCTCGAAGCTCCTTCAGCTCTCGCTGCCCGAGCGGCTCACCACCGACCGCATGCGGGTGAGGCTGGGCGCGCTCGCGGCCGCCCTCGCGTTCTCGCTGCACCCCATGCGGGTCGAGTCCGTGGCCTGGGTGACCGAGCGCCGGGACGTGCTTTCGGGGCTCTTCTTCCTGCTCGCCATCTGGGCCTATCTCAGGTACGGCGAGGCGCGGACCGCCGAGGGGCGCGGCGGATCGTGGCCGTACTGGACGGCCGTGGCCCTGTGCGGACTGGCGCTCTTGTCCAAGGTCATGGCCGTGAGCCTGCCCGTCATCCTGCTCGTGCTGGACATCTATCCGCTGCGTCGACTGGGCTTCGGACCTGGGGGCTGGATGGGTCCCGCGACCAGACGCGTCTGGCTTGAAAAGCTGCCCTTCGTCGCGCTGTGCGCCGGCGCCTCCGCGCTTGCCTTGTGGGCGCAGCTGGCCGGAGGCAGCCCGGTTCCTCTCGAGGCTCTCCCATGGTCCGGGCGTCTGGCCATCGTGGGCTATCAGCTCGCCTTCTACCTCGGGAAGACGCTCATCCCCACGCATCTGGCCATCCTCTACGAGCTCAGGCTGCCCCTTGATCTGGAGCAGTGGCGGATCGTCTCGAGCGTGGCGACGGTGGCGGCCGTCACGGCGGGCGCGGTGGCACTCCGCCGACGCGTGCCCGGCGTGCTGGTCGCGTGGGCAGGCTATGTCGTCATCCTGCTTCCCCCAAGCAGCATCGTGCAGTCTGGCTACCAGATCGCCGCGGATCGTTACAGCTATCTGGCCTGCATTGGCTGGTCGCTGCTCGCCGGGGCCGCCGTGGTCGCTCTCGGACGCGTGGCGGCGCTGGCCGCCTTCGTCCTGCTCGCCGTGCTCGGCGGGCTGTCGTGGACGCAGGCGAAGATCTGGCGCGACAATGAGACGGTGTGGCGCCATGCCGTGGAGGTCGATCCGCGGTCCGGCATCGCGCGCGCGAACCTGGGGGCGGCCCTCAATGCCCAAGGCCGGCCCGTCGAGGCAAGGGCGGAATTGCGCGAGGCCATCCGACTCCGTCCCGGCTATCCCGATGCCCATCTGAGCCTTGGCCTCATGCTGGCCCAGGGCGGCGACCCCGCCGCGGCCGTGCCGCACTTCCGCGAAGCGCTCCGGCTCTGGCCGCGCTTCGCGGAGGCGCACAACAATCTCGGGGCCGCCCTGGCCGTGCAGGGACGGCGCGACGAGGCGCTCTCG
The genomic region above belongs to Candidatus Methylomirabilota bacterium and contains:
- a CDS encoding tetratricopeptide repeat protein, whose product is MANPIPQVGGAVAAPDPVAAGAIRRYEERLAKDPAGLAFAPLADAYRKVGRAREAIRLCQQGLVRFPQYTTARLILARAYLDEGNAEEALGELVRILEASPKDTQAHRLAADIHRKAGRWNEAREHLERVVKLEPGDREARLTLEALQAGGRAGEGSPLGRVLEDDTFATMSFGALCLEQGLPDEAAQIFLRLVKKNPGDARARERLDEALRAKSQKRKG
- a CDS encoding tetratricopeptide repeat protein, which gives rise to MGVAGLTLLCYLPALANGFIDWDDSPLLLSNPHYRGLSLDHLRWMFTTRLMGHWMPLNWISFGFDYAVWGMRPLGYHLTNVLLHAINAAVVYALASKLLQLSLPERLTTDRMRVRLGALAAALAFSLHPMRVESVAWVTERRDVLSGLFFLLAIWAYLRYGEARTAEGRGGSWPYWTAVALCGLALLSKVMAVSLPVILLVLDIYPLRRLGFGPGGWMGPATRRVWLEKLPFVALCAGASALALWAQLAGGSPVPLEALPWSGRLAIVGYQLAFYLGKTLIPTHLAILYELRLPLDLEQWRIVSSVATVAAVTAGAVALRRRVPGVLVAWAGYVVILLPPSSIVQSGYQIAADRYSYLACIGWSLLAGAAVVALGRVAALAAFVLLAVLGGLSWTQAKIWRDNETVWRHAVEVDPRSGIARANLGAALNAQGRPVEARAELREAIRLRPGYPDAHLSLGLMLAQGGDPAAAVPHFREALRLWPRFAEAHNNLGAALAVQGRRDEALSHFREALRLNPDYAEARNNLGLALAQEGKLREAAEQFLRAVELNPDWIDARRNLEQAQRRLGR